The sequence below is a genomic window from Thalassomonas haliotis.
GTATCCCGGCTGACCGGATTTTTCAATAGAGGATTGAGCTCTTCAACGGCACTGTGATCTTTTTGCACCCAAATGGATTTTAACCGTTGACGTTCCAATTCAATATTTTCCATTTTTTCATTAAAACGCTGCCAGCGGGCATCAGATACTAAACCAAGCTTGCGGCCCTGTTCCGTTAAGCGGATATCGGCATTGTCTTCACGTAATAATAAGCGGTATTCCGCACGGGAAGTAAACATGCGGTAAGGTTCTTTGGTACCTAAAGTGGAAAGATCGTCGATCAATACCCCCATATAAGCCTGATCACGACCCAAAATGAAAGGATCCAGCTCTTTAACACGACAAGCGGCATTGGTTGCCGCCAATAAGCCCTGGGCACCGGCTTCTTCATAACCTGTAGTGCCGTTGATTTGCCCGGCAAAATACAGGTTATGGATAAATTTGCTTTCCAGGGTCTGTTTCAGATCCCGTGGATCAAAGTAATCGTATTCGATCGCGTAACCCGGACGGGTAATATGGGCATTTTCAAAACCTTTGATCGAACGTACCAGGTTCATCTGTACGTCAAACGGTAAGCTGGTGGAAATACCGTTAGGGTAGATTTCGTGTGTGGTTAATCCTTCCGGCTCAACAAAGATCTGATGCGAGTCTTTATCGGCAAAACGGGTGATCTTATCTTCGATAGAAGGACAATATCTCGGCCCTACACCTTCAATGACTCCGGTATACATGGGAGAGCGATCCATACCCTGACGAATAAAGTCATGGGTTTTTTCATTGGTATGGGTGATATAACAAGAGATCTGCTGTGGATGATCGGCTTGTGATCCCATAAAGGAAAATACCGGTCTGGGGCTATCCCCAGGTTGCTCTTCCATCACAGAAAAGTCCAGGGTGCGGGCATCCAATCTTGGCGGCGTACCTGTTTTCAGGCGATCCATTCTAAACGGCATATCACGCAGACTGGAAGCTAAATTTACGCTGGCAGGATCGCCGGCGCGACCGCCCTGGTAATTATTCAAACCAATATGAATTTGTCCGGCCAGGAAAGTACCTACGGTTAAAACAACGGTTTTACCTTTAAATTTCAACCCCATTTGTGTGGAAACACCGATCACTTGATCATTTTCCAGGATCAGATCATCGCAGGGCTGTTGGAAAATAGTCAGGTTTTCCTGGTTTTCCAGGGTTTGCCTGACAAATGCCCGGTACAAAGCGCGATCCGCCTGCGCTCTGGTGGCACGTACTGCCGGACCTTTACTGGCATTTAAAGTTCGAAACTGGATCGCAGAGTGATCGATCGCGGTTGCCATCAGGCCACCTAAAGCATCGATCTCTTTCACCAGGTGACCCTTGCCGATCCCGCCAATCGCCGGGTTACAGGACATTTGTCCCAAGGTGTCAATATTGTGAGTTAACAACAAGGTTTTACAACCCATACGTGCTGCAGCAAGCGATGCTTCTGTACCCGCATGACCGCCACCAACAACGATTACGTCATAAGACTCTTGATACCACATAAATTTACAACCTTAGGTCAGTGAAAAAATTAAGGCGCGTATTTTACCGTTTTTTCATCAGAAGTGAAACGATCAAACGAGGAAAAAGATCTCAGTGCGATCGTTTATTAATAAAGAAGATCTATATAAAGATCTTATTATTATTTAATATTAGGATCCTGCTTTTCTGTGAATAAGTCATATTTTCCTATATAGATCATTCTTCTATCAGAGATCGGATCCTGTGATCAACTTTGGATCAAAGTCCGTATAAGCTATGATCAAAAGCCTGCTTTATCCACAGGGGATGGAAAGTTTTTTTATACCCACTGAATAACAATAGAAAATTAATATCTTTTCCTCAAAGTTATTCACAATAGTTGTTTTTTAGGTTTGGTTTTGTGAATAACTATTGGATAAGCTTTTTATAAAAGATCCGAATTTTCCTCGATCCACTGTTGTCCAAGATCTTCCGGATCTATATCCTGACTCATATCCAGGGTCTTGGTTGTTTTTATACAAGTACAACCCTTTGATATAAGTAGTTTTTCAATATTTATAGCTGCCTGGCAAAAGGTATCATAACTGCTGTCGCCAACACCGATCGTCAAAAACTTGATCGTGGATAGATCTTCGTTGCTGGATCTTAGATCTGAGACGAATTGATCTATGTTATCCGGATAATCACCGGCACCATGGGTTGAGGTGCAAATCAGCCAGCTTTGATTTTTTTTCGCTATTTGTGCAAATTCTGGCTGTAAATGCAGCTGAGTTTCATGGCCAAGAGCCTGTAAAGTTTCTTCACATGCTTCGGCAACATATTCGGTTCCCCCCAACATGCTACCCACTATGATTTGAAATGAAGACATATAACCTCGAAAGTTTGTTTATCAAGTACAAAAAACTTGAGGCCAATCTTACTAGGTTTCTGTTGTTGAACTGAGTTTATTTACGGGAATTTTTAATCGTTTTTATTTAGATCAAAATTGAGGGCGGTAAAGCATAACCAGATTTACTGCTCATCCAGTTATTACTTGCCATTTCTATTTTATAGGCTTGATAGGGCAAGAATGAGCTTATCAGTCTAACGGAGGTTTTAATGTTAACCCGCCATTAGTGAAATCCTTTGTGTTATTTGAATATAGAGATAAGGCTAGTGAATTCCACTTTATTATCGGGCCATAACATCTGGTAATGACATTGGCTTAAGTAGATAAAGTATTCAGGTTTTAAGTGCTGTAAATCGCCGGGATTATCTGTGAAGTTTCTGTGCTAATGAGCTGGCAAACATAACTGTTAACTTGTCTTTAGGCACTCGCGGGATATTAATAGGCACTTTGACAGTGTTTAAATCAAAGTAATGAGTTAAGGGGCAAGTTATATCTTTTTATTGAGCCTTCCAGCGGCTCAGGCGGCGACTTAAAGTTGATTGGGTAATAGAGATATCTTTATAGACTTCTAACCAGATCACTACTTCTTGTTGACTGGCGCCATGTTGATTGACTAATTCCAGAATATCGCTTTTAAAGTCATCCAGCGGATGTTTTTTTAGTTCAGCGCGCACAGCTGCCAGCTCTTGTTTCAAGTCCGTCATTTGTTATGAATCTCTGTTAATTAATCTTTGTTATATGAGTAAAAAGTAGATCTTATCCTAATGCAAGCTTCGATGCATAATTCATTCTAAAGTTGATTCACTTTTTATGATAATTTCTATGATTTTTGTTATGCATATCTTTATGCATTTTATCATGATTTCTTTGATGCGTATGTTCAATCACTTTGACTGCAACATTAGCGGGCTGTAGGGACATGCCTGCAGTAGCCGCCTGAGACAGCGGCTACTTGAGTTAATATAACGGATAGTGCTGTTTAAGCAAATGATTATTTACCGATACAAAAAGAAGAAAATATTCTGCCAAGCAGGTCATCACTGGTAAATTCACCGGTGATTTGATCAAGTTCTTGCTGACATAAGCGTAATTCTTCCGCGAGAATTTCACCTGCCACATAAGACTCCAGTTGCTCTAAGCCGGTGATCAAATGCTGATGGGCGTTTTCCAGTGCCGTTATATGGCGTCTTCTGGCAATAAAGCCACCTTCGGTATTGCCCTGGTAACCCATGATATCTTTCAGGTGTTCTTTAAGCTCCTGGATGCCCTGACCGGTTTTTGCCGAGAGGGTGACTATCTGGTGATCATTGGTATCGGTATAGCCGGTTTGTGCCTGGCT
It includes:
- the mnmG gene encoding tRNA uridine-5-carboxymethylaminomethyl(34) synthesis enzyme MnmG, translated to MWYQESYDVIVVGGGHAGTEASLAAARMGCKTLLLTHNIDTLGQMSCNPAIGGIGKGHLVKEIDALGGLMATAIDHSAIQFRTLNASKGPAVRATRAQADRALYRAFVRQTLENQENLTIFQQPCDDLILENDQVIGVSTQMGLKFKGKTVVLTVGTFLAGQIHIGLNNYQGGRAGDPASVNLASSLRDMPFRMDRLKTGTPPRLDARTLDFSVMEEQPGDSPRPVFSFMGSQADHPQQISCYITHTNEKTHDFIRQGMDRSPMYTGVIEGVGPRYCPSIEDKITRFADKDSHQIFVEPEGLTTHEIYPNGISTSLPFDVQMNLVRSIKGFENAHITRPGYAIEYDYFDPRDLKQTLESKFIHNLYFAGQINGTTGYEEAGAQGLLAATNAACRVKELDPFILGRDQAYMGVLIDDLSTLGTKEPYRMFTSRAEYRLLLREDNADIRLTEQGRKLGLVSDARWQRFNEKMENIELERQRLKSIWVQKDHSAVEELNPLLKNPVSRDTNLEDLLRRPEVRYDDLMKIQAFGPAIKDDQAAEQLEIQTKYAGYIERQIDEIAKKKRHEDTAIPHDFDYTQISGLSNEVVAKLSDARPETIGKASRISGITPAAISLLLVYLKKHGLLRKSA
- a CDS encoding flavodoxin domain-containing protein produces the protein MSSFQIIVGSMLGGTEYVAEACEETLQALGHETQLHLQPEFAQIAKKNQSWLICTSTHGAGDYPDNIDQFVSDLRSSNEDLSTIKFLTIGVGDSSYDTFCQAAINIEKLLISKGCTCIKTTKTLDMSQDIDPEDLGQQWIEENSDLL